The Solanum pennellii chromosome 11, SPENNV200 genome contains a region encoding:
- the LOC107004796 gene encoding SKP1-like protein 1A, with amino-acid sequence MASSKMIVLKSSDGETFEVDEAVALESQTIKHMIEDDCADTSIPLPNVTSKILAKVIEYCKRHVDASKTEDKASEDELKTFDADFVKVDQGTLFDLILAANYLNIKSLLDLTCQTVADMIKGKTPEEIRKTFNIKNDFTPEEEEEVRRENAWAFE; translated from the exons ATGGCTTCCTCAAAGATGATCGTGTTGAAGAGCTCCGACGGCGAGACTTTCGAGGTGGACGAAGCGGTTGCTTTGGAATCTCAGACGATCAAGCATATGATTGAAGATGATTGCGCCGACACCAGCATCCCTCTGCCTAATGTTACCAGCAAGATCTTGGCTAAGGTTATTGAGTACTGCAAACGCCATGTTGATGCTTCTAAAACTGAGGATAAGGCATCTGAAGATGAGCTCAAAACCTTTGATGCTGATTTTGTCAAAGTTGATCAGGGCACCCTCTTCGATCTGATCCTG GCTGCCAACTACTTGAACATCAAGAGCTTGCTTGATCTCACTTGCCAGACCGTGGCAGACATGATTAAAGGGAAAACACCAGAGGAGATCCGGAAGACCTTTAACATCAAGAATGACTTCACTCCTGAGGAAGAAGAGGAGGTTAGGAGGGAGAATGCTTGGGCATTTGAGTGA